A stretch of Synechococcus sp. MIT S9220 DNA encodes these proteins:
- a CDS encoding acyl-CoA desaturase translates to MRAAVMAPRERLPRKQRKLKGGTTSFMVAMHVLATIALLPRFWSIQGAIAFGILYWATVLGVTLGLHRLVAHRSFEVPRWLERVLVIMGTLAAQSGPIDWVALHRHHHKFSDQPNDHHDAGRGLWWSHSEWMLHEIPALEHKERFGGDLLKDPFYVWLDRWFLVLQIPIGLALYYYGNAAQIHGGGVGLVLWAIPLRLVVVYHVTWLVNSATHAFGYRNFDCPDLSRNCWWVAVLSFGEGWHNNHHAHPGSARHGLRWFEFDITWMHIRMLQKLGLTRRVRQARYPG, encoded by the coding sequence ATGCGCGCGGCGGTGATGGCGCCCCGTGAACGACTGCCGCGTAAACAGCGCAAGCTCAAAGGCGGCACCACGTCCTTCATGGTGGCCATGCACGTGCTGGCCACCATTGCACTGCTGCCACGGTTCTGGAGCATTCAAGGAGCCATTGCCTTCGGAATTCTCTACTGGGCCACGGTGCTCGGGGTGACACTCGGCCTGCACCGTCTGGTGGCACACCGGAGCTTTGAGGTGCCCCGCTGGCTCGAGCGGGTGCTGGTGATCATGGGCACCCTGGCCGCACAAAGCGGACCGATCGACTGGGTGGCCCTGCATCGTCACCACCACAAGTTTTCCGATCAACCCAATGATCATCACGATGCAGGCAGGGGCCTGTGGTGGAGCCACAGCGAGTGGATGCTGCACGAAATTCCCGCTCTTGAGCACAAGGAACGATTTGGCGGCGACCTGCTGAAAGATCCCTTCTATGTCTGGCTGGACCGCTGGTTCCTTGTTCTGCAGATTCCGATCGGACTGGCGCTCTATTACTACGGCAATGCAGCCCAGATTCATGGAGGCGGCGTTGGCCTGGTGCTGTGGGCCATTCCTCTGCGTCTGGTGGTCGTGTATCACGTCACCTGGTTGGTGAACTCGGCGACACACGCCTTCGGTTATCGCAATTTCGACTGCCCGGATCTCTCACGCAATTGCTGGTGGGTGGCCGTGTTGTCGTTCGGAGAGGGTTGGCACAACAACCATCACGCCCATCCGGGCAGCGCACGCCACGGCCTGCGCTGGTTCGAGTTCGACATCACCTGGATGCACATCCGCATGCTGCAGAAGCTTGGCCTGACCAGGCGCGTGCGCCAAGCCCGTTATCCCGGCTGA
- a CDS encoding fatty acid desaturase, which translates to MAPSAIRTPSPPSRKSVSHRGPKLAIKPYQRLKSKAPMAAKTEKSWVTIGFMIVIHALALLALAPGFWSWPAVTSLLVLYWVTACLGVTVGYHRLLSHRSFRVPRWLERFFATCGALSCQHGPIDWVGLHRHHHKYSDTDADHHNSNKGFWWSHMGWMFNAIPAMKEVPRMAGDLAKDPYYRWLNNWFLILQLPLAGLLFWIGSATGAGGWALVLWGIPLRLVLVYHVTWLVNSATHTWGTVAFESGDASRNNKWVAALTFGEGWHNNHHAFPHSARHGLQSGQIDLTWEHIRLMRALGLATKVRLPVKS; encoded by the coding sequence ATGGCACCAAGCGCGATTAGAACGCCGTCGCCACCCAGTCGGAAATCAGTTTCGCATCGTGGCCCCAAGCTGGCAATCAAGCCCTACCAGCGCCTCAAGAGCAAGGCGCCTATGGCTGCCAAGACCGAAAAAAGCTGGGTAACGATCGGATTCATGATCGTGATCCATGCCCTGGCACTCCTGGCACTCGCTCCTGGCTTCTGGAGTTGGCCCGCCGTCACCAGCCTGCTGGTGCTGTATTGGGTCACCGCCTGCCTAGGTGTCACCGTCGGTTACCACCGACTGCTCTCACACCGCTCCTTCCGAGTGCCTCGCTGGCTGGAGCGTTTCTTTGCCACCTGCGGTGCCCTGAGCTGCCAGCACGGACCCATCGACTGGGTGGGACTGCATCGGCATCACCACAAGTATTCCGATACGGATGCGGATCACCACAACAGCAACAAAGGCTTCTGGTGGAGCCACATGGGCTGGATGTTCAATGCGATTCCGGCCATGAAGGAGGTTCCCCGCATGGCCGGTGATCTGGCCAAGGACCCCTACTACCGCTGGCTGAACAACTGGTTCCTGATCTTGCAGCTGCCCCTGGCTGGTCTGCTGTTCTGGATCGGCAGTGCCACAGGTGCCGGCGGCTGGGCCTTAGTGCTCTGGGGCATTCCCCTGCGTCTGGTGCTCGTGTATCACGTCACCTGGCTGGTGAATTCCGCCACCCACACTTGGGGCACCGTGGCCTTTGAAAGTGGCGACGCGTCCCGCAACAACAAGTGGGTCGCAGCACTGACCTTCGGCGAGGGCTGGCATAACAACCACCACGCCTTCCCCCACTCGGCTCGTCACGGCCTGCAATCGGGTCAGATCGACCTCACCTGGGAGCACATCCGCTTGATGCGCGCCTTAGGCCTGGCCACCAAAGTGCGCCTGCCCGTGAAGTCGTAA
- the rplI gene encoding 50S ribosomal protein L9 — protein sequence MAKRVQVVLNEDVLSLGRDGDLVEVAPGYARNFLLPFGKAVPVTPAVMKQVEHRRAKEVERQAALKEEAVAFRTALDTIGRFTVKKQTGEDDVLFGTVTNGDVAEVIEEATKKEVDRRDITVPDIHRTGNYKVLVKLHSEVTAEINLEVVSY from the coding sequence ATGGCCAAGCGCGTACAAGTCGTACTCAATGAGGACGTTCTCAGCCTCGGCCGGGATGGAGATTTGGTGGAGGTTGCGCCTGGTTATGCCCGCAACTTCCTGCTGCCCTTCGGCAAAGCCGTGCCTGTGACCCCTGCGGTGATGAAGCAGGTGGAGCACCGCAGGGCCAAGGAGGTTGAGCGCCAGGCCGCACTCAAAGAAGAAGCAGTCGCCTTCCGCACAGCCCTCGACACCATTGGTCGCTTCACCGTGAAGAAGCAAACCGGAGAAGACGACGTGCTGTTCGGCACCGTCACCAATGGTGATGTGGCCGAGGTGATCGAAGAGGCCACCAAGAAAGAAGTGGATCGCCGTGACATCACCGTGCCCGACATCCATCGGACCGGAAACTACAAGGTTCTGGTGAAGCTTCACAGCGAAGTGACCGCTGAGATCAACCTGGAAGTGGTCAGCTACTGA